A genomic region of Gadus macrocephalus chromosome 5, ASM3116895v1 contains the following coding sequences:
- the ghsra gene encoding LOW QUALITY PROTEIN: growth hormone secretagogue receptor a (The sequence of the model RefSeq protein was modified relative to this genomic sequence to represent the inferred CDS: inserted 6 bases in 4 codons; deleted 1 base in 1 codon), protein MPSWSERVECFYFNCSREENEDXWNGDPLPPLNYYSIPLLTAITVACTLLFLVGVVGNVMTILVVSKYRDMHTTTNLYLCSMAVSDLLIFLCMPPDLYRMWRYRPWRFGXALCKLFQFVSESCTYSTILSITALSVERYLAICFPLRAKALVTKRRVRALILLLWIVSLTSAGPVFVMVGVERDYVWGGSNESSLEREESAGDTRECKMTHYAVESGLMGAMVWLSSVFFFMPVFCLTVLYGLIXRRLWQRHRENIMGSRVAHRDKSNRQTIKMLVVVVFAFVLCWLPFHVGRYLQFRSLDAPSPMLSALSEYCSLVSVVLFYLSAAVNPILYNTMSWKYRCAAVRLFGLTEGXPDRAGRTASTLKGEGCSPGWRESTVSL, encoded by the exons ATGCCCTCTTGGTCTGAGCGCGTGGAGTGC TTCTACTTCAACTGCAGCAGAGAGGAGAACGAGGA GTGGAACGGGGACCCCTTGCCCCCTCTAAATTATTACTCCATCCCCCTGCTCACGGCCATCACAGTGGCGTGCACACTTCTGTTTCTGGTCGGGGTGGTCGGCAACGTCATGACCATTCTGGTGGTAAGTAAGTACCGGGACATGCACACCACCACCAATCTGTACCTGTGCAGCATGGCCGTGTCCGACCTGCTCATCTTTCTGTGCATGCCGCCGGACCTCTACCGCATGTGGCGCTACAGACCCTGGCGCTTCG ACGCGCTCTGCAAGCTCTTTCAGTTCGTTTCCGAGTCTTGCACGTACTCCACCATCCTGAGCATCACCGCGCTGTCCGTCGAGCGCTACCTGGCCATCTGCTTCCCGCTGCGGGCCAAGGCGCTGGTCACCAAGAGGCGAGTGCGCGCGCTCATCCTGCTGCTCTGGATCGTCTCCCTGACGAGCGCGGGGCCCGTGTTCGTGATGGTCGGAGTGGAGCGGGACTACGTATGGGGCGGGAGCAACGAGTCGAGCTTGGAGCGGGAGGAGAGCGCCGGGGACACACGGGAGTGTAAGATGACGCACTACGCGGTGGAGTCGGGCCTGATGGGCGCAATGGTATGGCTGAGCTCCGTCTTCTTCTTCATGCCGGTGTTCTGCCTCACGGTGCTCTACGGCCTCA GCCGCAGGCTGTGGCAGAGACATCGTGAGAACATTATGGGCTCCCGCGTGGCGCATCGGGACAAGAGCAACAGGCAGACCATCAAAATGCTGG tGGTCGTCGTGTTTGCCTTCGTCCTGTGCTGGCTGCCCTTCCACGTGGGCCGCTATCTCCAGTTCCGCTCCCTTGACGCTCCGTCCCCGATGCTGTCCGCTCTCTCGGAGTACTGCAGTCTCGTGTCCGTGGTGCTCTTCTACCTGAGCGCTGCAGTCAACCCCATTCTGTACAACACCATGTCGTGGAAATACCGATGTGCGGCAGTGCGCCTCTTCGGCCTGACCGAAGG CCCCGACCGCGCGGGACGCACCGCCAGCACCCTAAAAGGAGAGGGCTGCTCGCCAGGCTGGAGGGAGTCCACGGTTAGTCTCTAA